The Pseudomonas parafulva genome window below encodes:
- the mdoH gene encoding glucans biosynthesis glucosyltransferase MdoH, whose amino-acid sequence MSNPNARLESLGEYLAHLPLSDEQRAELASCASFSELHQRLSAQPDAREAVQASVGSRLTVGSAAELEEAEMLGVDAGGRLSLKIAPPIKRTRVLPEPWRTNVLVRIWRRLTGRSNAPQPPKRELPPARWRWVGSMRRYILLLLMIGQTLVAGWYMKGILPYQGWSFVDFNEVVNQPLWDTVVQVWPYALQTSILILFGILFCWVSAGFWTALMGFLELLTGRDKYKISGSSAGNEPIAAEARTAIVMPICNEDVPRVFAGLRATFESVAATGNLDRFDFFVLSDTNDTDIAVAEQQAWLEVCREAKGFGRIFYRRRRRRVKRKSGNLDDFCRRWGGEYKYMVVLDADSVMSGECLSSLVRLMEANPDAGIIQTGPRASGMDTLYARMQQFATRVYGPLFTAGLHFWQLGESHYWGHNAIIRMKPFIEHCALAPLPGKGAFAGAILSHDFVEAALMRRAGWGVWIAYDLPGSYEELPPNLLDELKRDRRWCHGNLMNFRLFLVKGMHPVHRAVFLTGVMSYLSAPLWFLFLVLSTALLATNTLMEPQYFIEPFQLYPLWPQWHPEKAIALFSTTIVLLFLPKLLSVILIWAKGATEFGGRIKVTLSMLLEMLFSMLLAPVRMIFHTRFVLAAFLGWAATWNSPQRDDDSTPWSEAVRRHGPQTLLGIAWAGLVAWLNPSFLWWLAPIVGSLVLSIPVSVISSRVRLGLAAKDEQLFLIPEEYATPPELLSTDQYTHENRWHALRDGFVRAVVDPRQNALACAMGTARHGHSEAIETLRAERIAKALEAGPKGIDLNTRLALLSDPVALSRLHERVWAEQHEAWIKAWRGSIANDPHAPLLPLQPEGEGQPTLVGA is encoded by the coding sequence ATGAGTAATCCCAACGCAAGGCTGGAATCGCTTGGCGAGTATCTGGCCCACCTCCCCCTGAGCGACGAGCAGCGCGCCGAACTGGCCAGTTGCGCCTCGTTCAGCGAGCTGCACCAACGCCTGTCGGCCCAGCCGGATGCCCGCGAGGCCGTGCAGGCCTCGGTGGGCTCGCGCCTGACCGTCGGCAGCGCCGCCGAGCTCGAAGAGGCCGAGATGCTCGGCGTCGATGCGGGCGGGCGTCTGAGCCTGAAGATCGCACCGCCCATCAAGCGTACCCGCGTGCTGCCCGAACCCTGGCGCACCAACGTGCTGGTGCGCATCTGGCGTCGCCTGACCGGCCGCAGCAATGCCCCGCAGCCGCCCAAGCGCGAGCTGCCGCCGGCTCGCTGGCGTTGGGTCGGCTCGATGCGCCGCTACATCCTGCTGCTGCTGATGATTGGCCAGACCTTGGTCGCCGGCTGGTACATGAAAGGCATCCTGCCGTACCAGGGCTGGTCGTTCGTCGACTTCAACGAGGTGGTCAACCAACCGCTGTGGGACACCGTGGTGCAGGTCTGGCCGTATGCCTTGCAGACCTCCATCCTGATCCTGTTCGGTATCCTCTTCTGCTGGGTGTCGGCTGGGTTCTGGACTGCGCTGATGGGCTTCCTGGAACTGCTCACCGGTCGCGACAAGTACAAGATTTCCGGCAGCAGTGCCGGCAACGAACCGATTGCCGCCGAGGCGCGTACCGCGATCGTCATGCCGATCTGCAACGAGGACGTGCCACGGGTGTTCGCCGGCTTGCGCGCGACCTTCGAGTCGGTGGCCGCCACCGGCAACCTGGACCGCTTCGACTTCTTCGTGCTCAGCGACACCAACGATACCGACATCGCCGTGGCCGAGCAGCAGGCGTGGCTGGAAGTGTGCCGTGAAGCCAAGGGCTTCGGGCGCATCTTCTACCGCCGCCGTCGCCGTCGGGTGAAGCGCAAGAGCGGTAACCTCGACGACTTCTGCCGTCGCTGGGGTGGCGAATACAAGTACATGGTGGTGCTCGACGCCGACAGCGTGATGAGCGGTGAATGCCTGAGCAGCCTGGTGCGCCTGATGGAGGCCAACCCGGACGCCGGCATCATCCAGACCGGGCCGCGCGCCTCGGGCATGGACACCCTCTATGCCCGCATGCAGCAGTTCGCCACCCGTGTCTACGGTCCGCTGTTCACTGCGGGCCTGCACTTCTGGCAGTTGGGCGAGTCGCACTACTGGGGCCACAACGCGATCATCCGCATGAAGCCGTTCATCGAGCACTGCGCCCTGGCGCCGTTGCCGGGCAAGGGCGCGTTCGCCGGTGCGATCCTCTCCCACGACTTCGTCGAAGCCGCGCTGATGCGCCGTGCCGGCTGGGGCGTGTGGATCGCCTACGACCTGCCGGGCAGCTATGAAGAGCTGCCGCCGAACCTGCTCGACGAGCTCAAGCGCGACCGCCGCTGGTGCCACGGCAACCTGATGAACTTCCGCCTGTTCCTGGTCAAGGGCATGCACCCGGTGCACCGCGCGGTGTTCCTCACCGGGGTGATGTCGTACCTGTCGGCGCCGTTGTGGTTCCTGTTCCTGGTGCTGTCCACGGCGCTGCTGGCGACCAACACGCTGATGGAGCCGCAGTACTTCATCGAGCCGTTCCAGCTCTATCCGCTGTGGCCGCAGTGGCACCCGGAGAAGGCCATCGCGCTGTTCTCCACCACTATCGTGCTGCTGTTCCTGCCCAAGCTGCTCAGCGTCATCCTGATCTGGGCCAAGGGCGCCACCGAATTCGGCGGACGCATCAAGGTCACCCTGTCGATGCTGCTGGAGATGCTGTTCTCCATGCTGCTGGCGCCGGTGCGGATGATCTTCCACACCCGCTTCGTGCTGGCCGCGTTCCTCGGCTGGGCCGCGACCTGGAACTCGCCGCAGCGTGACGACGACTCCACGCCGTGGAGCGAAGCGGTGCGTCGGCATGGCCCGCAAACCCTTCTGGGCATCGCCTGGGCCGGGCTGGTGGCGTGGCTGAACCCGAGCTTCCTGTGGTGGCTGGCGCCGATCGTCGGTTCGCTGGTGCTGTCGATCCCGGTGTCGGTGATTTCCAGCCGCGTGCGCCTGGGCCTGGCGGCCAAGGACGAGCAGCTGTTCCTGATTCCCGAGGAATACGCCACGCCGCCGGAGCTGCTGTCGACCGACCAGTACACCCACGAGAACCGCTGGCATGCCCTGCGCGACGGTTTCGTCCGGGCGGTGGTGGACCCGCGTCAGAACGCCCTGGCCTGCGCCATGGGCACTGCTCGCCATGGTCATTCCGAGGCCATCGAGACGCTGCGCGCCGAGCGCATCGCCAAGGCGCTGGAAGCCGGTCCCAAGGGCATCGACCTCAACACCCGCCTGGCGCTGCTGAGCGACCCGGTGGCGCTGTCGCGGTTGCACGAACGGGTCTGGGCCGAACAGCACGAGGCCTGGATCAAGGCCTGGCGCGGCTCGATCGCCAACGATCCGCATGCGCCGTTGTTGCCGTTGCAGCCTGAGGGCGAGGGGCAGCCGACGCTGGTGGGCGCCTGA
- a CDS encoding transporter substrate-binding domain-containing protein produces MKKYLSRMLLGVTALVAVSAAQAGAIDDAVKRGTLRVGMDPTYMPFEMTNKRGEIIGFEVDILKAMAKSMGVKLETVSTAYDGIIPALLTDKFDMIGSGMTLTQERNLRLNFSEPFIVVGQTLLIRKELQGEIKSYKDLNDEKYRLTSKLGTTGEMVAKKLISKAKYHGYDNEQEAVMDVVNGKADAFVYDAPYNVVAVNKAGAGKLVYLEEPFTYEPLAFGLKKGDYDSINFINNFLHQIKHDGTYDRIHDKWFKKTDWLKEME; encoded by the coding sequence ATGAAGAAATACCTGTCGCGCATGCTGCTGGGCGTCACGGCACTGGTGGCGGTGTCCGCCGCCCAGGCCGGCGCCATCGACGATGCGGTCAAGCGCGGCACCCTGCGTGTGGGCATGGACCCGACCTACATGCCGTTCGAAATGACCAACAAGCGTGGCGAGATCATCGGCTTCGAGGTGGACATCCTCAAGGCCATGGCCAAGTCCATGGGCGTGAAGCTGGAGACCGTCTCCACGGCCTATGACGGCATCATCCCGGCGCTGCTCACCGACAAGTTCGACATGATCGGCAGCGGCATGACCCTGACCCAGGAACGCAACCTGCGCCTGAACTTCAGCGAGCCGTTCATCGTGGTCGGCCAGACCCTGCTGATCCGCAAGGAACTGCAAGGCGAGATCAAGTCGTACAAGGACCTGAACGACGAGAAGTACCGCCTGACCTCCAAGCTCGGCACCACCGGCGAGATGGTGGCCAAGAAGCTGATCAGCAAGGCCAAGTACCACGGTTACGACAACGAGCAGGAAGCGGTGATGGACGTGGTCAACGGCAAGGCCGACGCCTTCGTCTACGACGCGCCCTACAACGTGGTCGCGGTGAACAAGGCCGGCGCCGGCAAGCTGGTGTACCTGGAAGAGCCCTTCACCTACGAGCCGCTGGCGTTCGGCCTGAAGAAGGGCGACTACGACAGCATCAACTTCATCAACAATTTCCTGCACCAGATCAAGCACGACGGCACCTACGATCGTATCCACGACAAGTGGTTCAAGAAGACCGACTGGCTCAAGGAAATGGAATAA
- a CDS encoding amino acid ABC transporter permease produces the protein MIKHNKPQWPWHALTALVLVGLACSLYLATSMISYEWRWNRVPQYFAFQAEDVQRAASYGSVEEIVVSGDQARVTLKGEDGDTQVLDVAKDSLQLSRGDDVSEGDAVGVTRHWTAGPLAWGLWTTLWISVLSGAFGLLIGLFAGLCRLSNNPTLRDLSTVYVELVRGTPLLVQIFIFYFFIGTVLNLSREFAGVAALALFTGAYVAEIVRAGVQSIAKGQNEAARSLGLNAGQSMRHVILPQAFKRVLPPLAGQFISLVKDTSLVSVIAITELTKSGREAITTSFSTFEIWFCVAGLYLLINLPLSHIASRLERRLAQSD, from the coding sequence GTGATCAAACACAACAAACCCCAGTGGCCCTGGCACGCGCTCACCGCGCTGGTGCTGGTGGGGCTGGCGTGCAGCCTGTACCTGGCCACGTCGATGATTTCCTATGAGTGGCGCTGGAACCGCGTCCCTCAATACTTCGCCTTCCAGGCCGAAGATGTGCAACGTGCGGCCAGCTACGGCAGCGTCGAGGAGATCGTGGTCTCCGGCGACCAGGCGCGCGTGACCCTCAAGGGCGAGGACGGCGACACGCAGGTGCTGGACGTGGCCAAGGACAGCCTGCAACTGAGCCGTGGCGATGATGTCTCCGAGGGCGATGCAGTCGGCGTGACCCGCCACTGGACGGCCGGACCGCTGGCCTGGGGGTTGTGGACCACCTTGTGGATTTCCGTGCTGTCCGGCGCCTTCGGTCTGCTGATTGGCCTGTTCGCCGGGCTGTGCCGGTTGTCGAACAACCCGACCCTGCGCGACCTGTCCACGGTGTACGTCGAACTGGTGCGCGGCACGCCGTTGCTGGTGCAGATCTTCATCTTCTACTTCTTCATCGGCACCGTGCTCAACCTGTCCCGGGAGTTTGCCGGGGTGGCGGCGCTGGCGCTGTTCACCGGCGCCTACGTGGCCGAAATCGTGCGCGCGGGCGTGCAGTCGATCGCCAAGGGGCAGAACGAGGCGGCGCGCTCGCTGGGCCTCAATGCCGGGCAGTCGATGCGCCACGTGATCCTGCCCCAGGCCTTCAAGCGTGTGCTGCCGCCGCTGGCCGGTCAGTTCATCAGCCTGGTCAAGGACACCTCGCTGGTGTCAGTGATCGCTATCACCGAGCTGACCAAGAGCGGTCGCGAGGCCATTACCACGTCCTTCTCGACCTTCGAGATCTGGTTCTGCGTGGCGGGCCTGTACCTGCTGATCAACTTGCCGCTGTCGCACATCGCCAGCCGGCTCGAGCGGAGGCTTGCGCAAAGTGATTGA
- a CDS encoding amino acid ABC transporter ATP-binding protein has protein sequence MIEVRDLLKVFDTRGQVVRAVDQVSTQVAKGEVVVVLGPSGSGKSTFLRCLNGLEHFDQGHVAIDGLRLEDPKTDINAYRREVGMVFQHFNLFPHMTVLENLCLAQKVVRKRSKAEREAKARALLLKVGIAEKANEYPSRLSGGQQQRVAIARALAMDPKVMLFDEPTSALDPEMVGEVLDVMKTLAQEGMTMVCVTHEMGFAREVADRVLFFDHGKLLEDAAPAAFFAAPTDPRAQAFLRQVL, from the coding sequence GTGATTGAAGTTCGTGACCTGCTGAAAGTCTTCGACACCCGGGGACAGGTGGTGCGTGCGGTGGACCAGGTGAGCACGCAGGTGGCCAAGGGCGAGGTGGTGGTGGTGCTGGGCCCGTCGGGCTCGGGCAAGTCGACGTTCCTGCGCTGCCTGAACGGCCTGGAGCATTTCGACCAGGGCCATGTGGCCATCGACGGCTTGCGCCTGGAAGACCCCAAGACCGACATCAACGCCTACCGCCGCGAAGTGGGCATGGTGTTCCAGCACTTCAACCTGTTCCCGCACATGACCGTGCTGGAGAACCTGTGCCTGGCCCAGAAAGTGGTGCGCAAGCGCAGCAAGGCCGAGCGCGAGGCCAAGGCGCGGGCATTGCTGCTGAAGGTGGGCATCGCCGAGAAAGCCAACGAATACCCCTCGCGCCTCTCCGGTGGCCAGCAGCAGCGGGTGGCCATCGCCCGTGCGCTGGCGATGGACCCCAAGGTCATGCTGTTCGACGAGCCCACCTCGGCGCTTGACCCGGAAATGGTCGGCGAGGTCCTGGACGTGATGAAGACCCTGGCCCAGGAAGGCATGACCATGGTCTGCGTCACCCACGAAATGGGCTTCGCCCGTGAAGTGGCCGACCGCGTGCTGTTCTTCGACCATGGCAAGCTGCTGGAGGATGCGGCACCGGCCGCGTTCTTCGCCGCACCCACCGATCCGCGCGCCCAGGCGTTCCTGCGCCAGGTGCTGTGA
- a CDS encoding methyl-accepting chemotaxis protein, giving the protein MFGPFTRRLDNLSVRLKLTLGFAVVLLLTLATTVTGWRALDGAINRSQQLSEIVRINDLTKDLRAERITFRVLSDDASKARIEQILEQLQGMLTLLQQRSSVEDSRQLLTESLQQLQRLRQNFSELLGVVLNRAELRSTMQARVRTLAEAIDEVQTQALLKLPADGQQNGLLGVMDTLTRQVDSAEQQSLVPAYTFSPVEDFAKVGDQALDAAQVSLEQMLTALAPLGLPADLMGRPKLALAQYRASLEQYRQVAIRAERLQNSMESIGNQLRATSVTLAEHKVEQRDREALAAHSLLTSVALLALLVGVLAAWLITRQITLPLRQTLAQAARIARGDLSLVHSVARRDEMGQLQTSMQEMTLSLRQLIGGIDQSVGHLSQAATQLAGASADTLERITQQREETDQVATAMNQMSATVQEVAQNAEHASLAATDADHQAQMGDQVVGEAIARIEQLAMQMDRCLSSMQHLAGESQRIGSILDVIKSVSEQTNLLALNAAIEAARAGEAGRGFAVVADEVRGLAQRTQQSTEEIEHLIESLHQGTDEVTSLLDSSRTLTEQSVELSRRAGDALSQITRTVSNIQGMNQQIATASEQQSVVAEQINRSVISVREASDHTSTASEQTASSSGELEQLGQQLRGMVGRFSL; this is encoded by the coding sequence ATGTTCGGACCCTTCACTCGCCGCCTGGACAACCTCAGTGTCCGGCTCAAGCTCACCCTCGGTTTCGCCGTGGTCCTGCTACTCACACTCGCCACCACCGTCACCGGTTGGCGGGCCCTGGACGGCGCCATCAACCGCTCGCAGCAGCTCAGCGAGATCGTGCGCATCAACGACCTGACCAAGGACCTGCGCGCTGAGCGCATCACCTTCCGCGTGCTGTCCGATGACGCCAGCAAGGCCCGCATTGAGCAGATCCTCGAACAGTTGCAGGGCATGCTCACCCTGCTCCAGCAGCGCAGCAGCGTCGAAGACTCACGCCAATTGCTCACCGAAAGCCTGCAACAGTTGCAGCGCCTGCGGCAGAACTTCAGCGAGCTGCTGGGGGTGGTGCTCAACCGCGCCGAGTTGCGCAGCACTATGCAGGCCCGGGTGCGCACCCTGGCTGAAGCCATCGACGAGGTGCAGACCCAGGCCCTGCTCAAGCTACCGGCCGACGGTCAGCAGAACGGGCTGCTCGGGGTCATGGATACGCTCACCCGCCAGGTCGACAGCGCCGAGCAGCAGAGCCTGGTGCCGGCCTATACTTTTTCGCCGGTGGAAGACTTCGCCAAGGTCGGCGACCAGGCGCTGGACGCCGCGCAGGTCAGCTTGGAGCAGATGCTCACGGCATTGGCGCCCCTGGGCCTGCCGGCCGATCTGATGGGGCGGCCCAAGCTGGCCCTGGCGCAGTACCGGGCCAGCCTGGAGCAGTACCGCCAGGTGGCGATCCGTGCCGAGCGTCTGCAGAACAGCATGGAGAGCATCGGTAACCAACTGCGCGCGACCAGCGTGACCCTGGCCGAGCACAAGGTCGAGCAGCGTGACCGCGAGGCCCTGGCCGCCCACTCGCTGCTCACCAGCGTCGCGTTGCTGGCGTTGTTGGTGGGCGTGCTGGCGGCCTGGCTGATCACCCGGCAGATCACTCTGCCCCTGCGCCAGACCCTGGCCCAGGCCGCGCGTATCGCCCGTGGCGACCTCAGCCTGGTGCACAGCGTGGCGCGTCGCGACGAGATGGGTCAGTTGCAGACCAGCATGCAGGAGATGACCCTGAGCCTGCGCCAGTTGATCGGAGGCATCGACCAGAGCGTGGGCCATCTGTCACAGGCGGCCACGCAACTGGCAGGTGCCAGCGCCGACACCCTGGAGCGCATCACCCAGCAGCGCGAGGAAACCGACCAGGTGGCCACGGCGATGAACCAGATGAGCGCCACGGTACAGGAGGTGGCGCAGAACGCCGAGCATGCCTCGCTGGCCGCCACCGACGCCGACCACCAGGCGCAGATGGGCGACCAGGTGGTGGGCGAGGCCATCGCCCGCATCGAGCAGCTGGCGATGCAGATGGACCGCTGCCTGAGTTCGATGCAGCACCTGGCCGGGGAAAGCCAGCGCATCGGCAGCATTCTCGATGTGATCAAGTCGGTGTCCGAGCAGACCAACCTGCTGGCGCTCAACGCCGCCATCGAAGCGGCGCGCGCCGGTGAGGCCGGACGCGGTTTCGCCGTGGTCGCCGACGAAGTGCGCGGCCTGGCCCAGCGCACGCAGCAGTCCACCGAGGAAATCGAGCACCTGATCGAAAGCCTGCACCAGGGCACCGACGAAGTGACCTCGTTGCTCGACAGCAGCCGCACCCTCACCGAGCAGAGCGTCGAACTCAGCCGCCGCGCAGGCGACGCGCTGAGCCAGATCACCCGCACGGTGTCGAACATCCAGGGCATGAATCAGCAGATCGCCACCGCCAGCGAACAGCAGAGTGTGGTGGCCGAACAGATCAACCGCAGCGTGATCAGCGTGCGCGAGGCGTCCGACCACACCAGCACTGCCAGCGAGCAGACCGCCAGCTCCAGCGGCGAACTGGAGCAGTTGGGCCAACAGCTAAGGGGAATGGTCGGGCGCTTCAGCTTGTAG
- a CDS encoding methyl-accepting chemotaxis protein — translation MQRMTQSLRELIGGIGDGVTQIASAAEELSAVTEQTSAGVNNQKVETDQVATAMNEMTATVQDVARNAEQASEAALMADQQAREGDRVVAEAIAQIERLAAEVGHSSEAMTQLRGESDKIGSVLDVIKAVAQQTNLLALNAAIEAARAGEAGRGFAVVADEVRSLAQRTQQSTEEIEELIARLQSGTQRASSVMDGSRALTDSSVELTRRAGSSLATITRTVSSIQSMNQQIATAAEQQSAVAEEINRSVMNVRDISDQTSAASEETASSSVELARLGTHLQSLVARFRL, via the coding sequence ATGCAGCGCATGACCCAGAGCCTGCGCGAGCTGATCGGCGGCATCGGTGACGGTGTCACGCAGATCGCCAGCGCCGCCGAGGAGCTCTCTGCGGTCACCGAGCAGACCAGTGCGGGGGTCAACAATCAGAAGGTGGAGACCGACCAGGTGGCCACCGCCATGAACGAGATGACCGCCACCGTGCAGGACGTGGCGCGCAATGCCGAGCAGGCCTCGGAAGCGGCGCTGATGGCTGACCAGCAAGCCCGCGAGGGCGATCGGGTGGTCGCCGAGGCCATCGCCCAGATCGAGCGCCTGGCCGCCGAGGTGGGGCACTCCAGCGAGGCCATGACCCAGTTGCGCGGCGAAAGCGACAAGATCGGCAGCGTGCTGGACGTGATCAAGGCCGTAGCCCAGCAGACCAACTTGCTGGCGCTCAACGCCGCCATCGAAGCGGCCCGCGCCGGGGAAGCCGGTCGCGGGTTCGCCGTGGTCGCCGACGAGGTCCGCAGTCTGGCCCAGCGCACCCAGCAGTCCACCGAAGAAATCGAAGAGTTGATCGCCAGGCTGCAGAGCGGCACCCAGCGGGCGTCCAGCGTCATGGACGGCAGCCGTGCACTCACCGACAGCAGCGTCGAACTGACCCGTCGCGCGGGCAGTTCACTGGCGACCATCACCCGCACCGTGTCGTCGATCCAGTCGATGAACCAGCAGATCGCCACGGCCGCCGAGCAGCAGAGCGCGGTGGCCGAAGAGATCAACCGCAGCGTGATGAACGTGCGCGACATTTCCGACCAGACCTCGGCGGCCAGCGAAGAAACCGCCAGTTCCAGCGTCGAGTTGGCACGCCTGGGCACCCATTTGCAGAGCCTGGTCGCGCGCTTCCGCTTGTGA
- a CDS encoding 16S rRNA (uracil(1498)-N(3))-methyltransferase, with amino-acid sequence MNLLLLEEADFVADDRVVLADRRFTHMQDIHRVAVGDRLRVGRIGGLMGQAEVLSLAAHQAELRVSFDQPPPAKLPLTLVLAVPRPKMLRRLFQTIATLGVPRLILVNSYKVEKSFWQTPFLHPDSIRENLILGLEQARDTVLPEVIIEKRFKPFVEDRLPAIAADTLGLVGHPGPYPACPRAVDRPVTLAIGPEGGWIPYEVDLLAEAGLAPVQLGERILRVETAVTALLSRIF; translated from the coding sequence GTGAACCTGCTGCTGCTCGAGGAAGCCGACTTCGTCGCGGACGACCGTGTGGTGCTGGCCGACCGGCGCTTCACCCACATGCAGGACATCCACCGCGTCGCGGTGGGTGACCGCCTGCGCGTCGGTCGCATCGGCGGTCTCATGGGCCAGGCCGAAGTGCTCAGCCTGGCCGCTCACCAGGCCGAGTTGCGCGTCAGCTTCGATCAGCCGCCACCGGCCAAACTGCCGTTGACCCTGGTGCTGGCGGTGCCCCGGCCGAAAATGCTGCGGCGTCTGTTCCAGACCATCGCCACCCTCGGCGTGCCTCGGCTGATCCTGGTCAACAGCTACAAGGTCGAGAAAAGCTTCTGGCAGACCCCCTTCCTGCACCCCGATAGCATCCGCGAGAACCTGATCCTGGGTCTGGAACAGGCACGCGACACGGTGCTGCCGGAGGTGATCATCGAAAAGCGCTTCAAGCCCTTCGTCGAAGACCGCCTGCCGGCCATCGCCGCCGATACCCTGGGTTTGGTGGGGCATCCGGGACCGTACCCAGCCTGCCCGCGGGCGGTGGACAGGCCGGTGACGCTGGCCATCGGCCCCGAGGGCGGCTGGATTCCCTATGAAGTGGACCTGTTGGCCGAGGCCGGACTGGCACCGGTGCAACTCGGCGAGCGCATCCTGCGCGTGGAAACCGCCGTTACCGCGCTACTATCGCGAATTTTCTGA
- the tatC gene encoding twin-arginine translocase subunit TatC, with translation MSQIPDHDQPMPLVSHLTELRTRLLRCVAVIFLIFAGLFSFAQQIYTLVSAPLREHLPANATMIATDVASPFLTPFKLTMIVSLFLAIPFILQQIWGFIAPGLYRHEKRIAIPLLISSIILFYAGMAFAYFLVFPLIFGFFASATPEGVSMMTDIASYLDFVMTLFFAFGVAFEIPVAVVLLVWIGVVDVKYLKKIRPYVIIGCFVVGMILTPPDIFSQTLLAVPMWLLFEIGVLCGGLIRKRGQEMDEAANDSDDQPPATQP, from the coding sequence ATGAGCCAGATCCCGGACCACGACCAGCCGATGCCGCTGGTTTCGCACCTGACCGAACTGCGCACGCGCCTGCTGCGCTGCGTCGCGGTCATCTTCCTGATCTTCGCCGGACTGTTCTCCTTCGCCCAGCAGATCTACACCCTGGTCTCGGCGCCACTGCGCGAACACTTGCCGGCCAACGCGACGATGATCGCCACCGACGTGGCCTCGCCGTTCCTCACGCCGTTCAAGCTGACCATGATCGTCTCGCTGTTCCTGGCCATCCCGTTCATCCTCCAGCAGATCTGGGGCTTCATCGCGCCTGGGCTGTATCGCCATGAAAAGCGCATCGCCATTCCCCTGCTGATCTCCAGCATCATCCTGTTCTACGCCGGGATGGCCTTCGCCTACTTCCTGGTGTTCCCGCTGATCTTCGGCTTCTTCGCCAGCGCCACCCCCGAAGGCGTGTCGATGATGACCGACATTGCCAGCTACCTCGATTTCGTCATGACCCTGTTCTTCGCCTTCGGCGTGGCCTTCGAAATCCCGGTGGCGGTGGTGCTGCTGGTGTGGATCGGCGTGGTCGACGTGAAGTACCTGAAGAAAATCCGCCCCTACGTGATCATCGGCTGCTTCGTGGTCGGCATGATCCTCACCCCGCCGGATATCTTCTCCCAGACCTTGCTGGCCGTGCCGATGTGGCTGCTGTTCGAGATCGGCGTGCTGTGCGGCGGCCTGATCCGCAAGCGCGGCCAAGAGATGGACGAGGCGGCAAACGATTCCGACGATCAGCCACCTGCGACCCAGCCGTGA
- the tatB gene encoding Sec-independent protein translocase protein TatB, producing the protein MFGISFSELLLVGLVALLVLGPERLPGAARTAGLWIGRLKRSFNSIKMEVEREIGADDIRRQLHNEHILRMEEEAKRILDPYKAPAAPTVDTPPTGTPPVAPTDAPAAPAVPTHPEPPQPPKAP; encoded by the coding sequence ATGTTCGGTATCAGCTTCAGCGAGCTGTTGCTCGTCGGCCTGGTCGCCCTGCTGGTGCTCGGCCCTGAGCGCCTGCCGGGTGCCGCGCGCACCGCAGGCCTGTGGATCGGGCGGCTCAAGCGCAGCTTCAACAGCATCAAGATGGAGGTCGAGCGCGAGATCGGTGCCGACGACATCCGCCGTCAGTTGCACAACGAGCACATCCTGCGCATGGAAGAAGAAGCCAAGCGCATTCTCGACCCGTACAAGGCACCGGCGGCGCCCACCGTGGACACGCCGCCGACCGGCACCCCACCGGTCGCCCCGACCGATGCCCCCGCCGCGCCAGCGGTGCCCACCCACCCTGAGCCGCCGCAGCCCCCAAAAGCCCCATGA
- a CDS encoding twin-arginine translocase TatA/TatE family subunit: protein MGIFDWKHWIVLLVVVVLVFGTKKLKNFGSDLGESIKGFRKAMNEEEHKPAEPTPPPVQPVQPTVQPTQQPHSTAPLTTPHTLEGQAQPVQEPQRKD, encoded by the coding sequence ATGGGTATTTTTGACTGGAAACACTGGATCGTCCTGCTGGTCGTGGTGGTGCTGGTGTTCGGCACCAAGAAGCTGAAGAACTTTGGCAGCGACCTGGGCGAATCGATCAAGGGCTTTCGCAAGGCCATGAACGAGGAGGAACACAAGCCGGCCGAGCCGACACCTCCACCCGTTCAGCCCGTGCAACCGACCGTCCAGCCCACCCAGCAGCCGCACAGCACCGCGCCGCTGACCACGCCACACACCCTCGAGGGCCAGGCTCAGCCGGTCCAAGAGCCGCAGCGCAAAGACTGA
- a CDS encoding phosphoribosyl-ATP diphosphatase, which yields MSDTLDRLAEVLEQRKQAAPDSSYVASLYHKGLNKILEKLGEESIETIIAAKDAAVSNDCSDVIYETADLWFHSLVMLSALGQHPQAVLDELDRRFGLSGHDEKAARQPSA from the coding sequence ATGAGCGACACCCTTGACCGCCTCGCCGAGGTGCTGGAACAGCGCAAGCAGGCGGCACCCGACAGCTCCTACGTGGCCAGCCTGTACCACAAGGGCTTGAACAAGATTCTGGAGAAGCTCGGCGAGGAATCGATCGAGACCATCATCGCTGCCAAGGACGCTGCCGTGAGCAACGATTGCAGCGATGTCATCTACGAGACCGCAGACCTGTGGTTCCATAGCCTGGTGATGCTCAGCGCACTGGGCCAGCATCCGCAAGCGGTGCTGGACGAACTGGACCGCCGCTTCGGGCTGTCCGGGCACGACGAGAAAGCCGCGCGCCAACCGTCGGCCTGA